The genomic stretch GTCGAGGAGACGTTCCTGGGCGGGGTGTGCCTGAACATCGGCTGCATTCCCACCAAGGCCCTGCTGGAAAGCGCGGCCATGATCCAGCACCTGGCCCACGCCAAGGAGTTCGGCTTAAACGTGGGCGAGATCAGGACCGACATGGCGCAGGCCGTCAAGCGCTCGCGGCAGGTTTCCGACCGGCTGACCAAGGGCGTGGCCGGCCTGTTCAAGAAGAACAAGGTCACGCACATCCCCGGGCGCGGCCGGCTGGCGGGCAAGGGCCAGGTGGAGGTCACGGCCAAGGACGGCGGCAAGCAGACCGTCAGCGCCAAGCACGTGATCATCGCCACCGGCAGCAAGCCGCGCGACCTGCCGTTCCTGAAGATCGACCACGACCGCGTCTGGGACAGCACCGACGCCATGATGGCCCAGGAGGCGCCCAGGACGCTGGCCGTGGTGGGCGCGGGGGCCATCGGCTGCGAGTTCGCCGACGTGTACGCGGCCTTCGGCACCAAGGTCACCATCATCGAAATGGCCGACCGCGTGCTGCCGCTGGAAGACCGCGACTGCTCGGCCGTGGTGGAAAAGAGCTACAAGAAGCGGGGGATGAACATCCTCACCAGCGTGTCGCTGCAGAAGGCCGAGATCGGCAAGAACGGCGTGACGCTGACCATCACCGACGCCAAGGGCGGCTCGCAGACGCTGGAGGCAGAGCGGGTGCTTTCGGCCATCGGCCGGGTGCCGCTGGTGGACGACCTGGGGCTGGAGACGGCCGGGGTGAAGCTGACGGACCGCGGCTTCATCGGCGTAGACCGGCAGATGCGCACCAACGTCGAGGGCATCTACGCCATCGGCGACGTGGCCGGGCCGCCGCTGCTGGCGCACAAGGGCTCGCACGAGGGCATCGCCTGCATCGAGGGCATCCACGGCGACCCGCACGCGGGGATCGACTACAACAACATCCCCAACTGCACCTACTGCCACCCCGAGGTCGCCTCCGTGGGGCTGACGGAGGAGCAGGCGCGCGAAAAGGGGCTCGACATCCAGGTGGGCAAATTCCCCTGGATCGCCAACGGCCGCGCGCTCACCGCGGGCGAGACCGACGGCTTCATCAAGGTGATCCGCGACACCAAGTACAGCGAGATCGTGGGCGCGCACATCGTGGGGCCGCACGCCACGGAGCTGATCGCCGAGTTCGTGGTGGGCCGGCACCTGGAGAGCACCGTCGAGGAGATGGACCGGGCGATGCACCCGCACCCCACCCTCTCCGAAGCCGTCGCCGAAGCGGCCCTCGCCGCCCTCGGCCACGCGCTGCATATCTAGCGCACGCGCCGCACCGATGAAGACGCCGAGGCCGGCTCCGGGACCACTCCGGAGCCGGCCTCGAAGCATCGATCTCAGTAATGCCGCCGTTC from Longimicrobium sp. encodes the following:
- the lpdA gene encoding dihydrolipoyl dehydrogenase, whose product is MADNSFDIVVIGAGPGGYVAAIKAAQLGYKTACVEETFLGGVCLNIGCIPTKALLESAAMIQHLAHAKEFGLNVGEIRTDMAQAVKRSRQVSDRLTKGVAGLFKKNKVTHIPGRGRLAGKGQVEVTAKDGGKQTVSAKHVIIATGSKPRDLPFLKIDHDRVWDSTDAMMAQEAPRTLAVVGAGAIGCEFADVYAAFGTKVTIIEMADRVLPLEDRDCSAVVEKSYKKRGMNILTSVSLQKAEIGKNGVTLTITDAKGGSQTLEAERVLSAIGRVPLVDDLGLETAGVKLTDRGFIGVDRQMRTNVEGIYAIGDVAGPPLLAHKGSHEGIACIEGIHGDPHAGIDYNNIPNCTYCHPEVASVGLTEEQAREKGLDIQVGKFPWIANGRALTAGETDGFIKVIRDTKYSEIVGAHIVGPHATELIAEFVVGRHLESTVEEMDRAMHPHPTLSEAVAEAALAALGHALHI